In Zhaonella formicivorans, one DNA window encodes the following:
- the mobB gene encoding molybdopterin-guanine dinucleotide biosynthesis protein B, producing the protein MIPIVSVVGRSNSGKTTYLEKLLKEIKKRGYRVATIKHHCHDFEIDQPGKDTWRHAEAGADVTVISSPHKMALIEKVEKEKNLDEIAELIQNVDLIITEGYKKGNKPKIEILRKAVSDDLVCPPEELMAVVTDVDLNLDIPCFSLEDAVGLANFLEMKVLKPAKNI; encoded by the coding sequence ATGATACCCATAGTTTCAGTTGTTGGCAGATCAAACAGTGGAAAAACAACTTATTTGGAGAAACTGCTTAAAGAAATAAAAAAAAGGGGATATCGGGTGGCAACCATAAAACACCACTGCCACGATTTTGAAATTGACCAACCCGGCAAAGATACTTGGCGGCATGCAGAGGCCGGCGCTGACGTTACGGTTATCTCCTCCCCTCATAAAATGGCATTAATAGAAAAAGTGGAAAAAGAAAAAAACTTGGATGAAATCGCGGAGTTAATACAAAACGTGGATCTGATTATAACGGAAGGTTACAAAAAGGGGAACAAACCTAAAATAGAAATATTGCGTAAGGCAGTCAGCGATGATTTGGTCTGCCCGCCGGAAGAATTGATGGCGGTTGTTACCGATGTTGACTTGAATTTGGATATACCTTGTTTTAGCCTGGAAGATGCGGTGGGGTTGGCCAATTTTTTGGAAATGAAGGTTCTTAAGCCTGCAAAGAACATTTGA
- a CDS encoding DUF2905 domain-containing protein, whose protein sequence is MFDFSAIGKTIAVLGLFLLILGLIILAAGKIPFLGKLPGDIFLQKGNFTFYFPLATSVLLSIILTIILNLLFRH, encoded by the coding sequence ATGTTTGATTTTAGCGCCATCGGCAAAACAATAGCTGTGCTTGGACTTTTTTTACTAATTTTAGGGCTAATAATTCTGGCAGCTGGTAAAATTCCTTTTTTAGGTAAATTACCGGGGGATATTTTTTTGCAAAAAGGCAATTTTACTTTTTACTTTCCCTTGGCAACATCTGTATTGCTTAGCATTATTTTGACAATAATCTTAAATTTGTTGTTCAGACACTAA